The following coding sequences lie in one Miscanthus floridulus cultivar M001 unplaced genomic scaffold, ASM1932011v1 fs_504_3_4, whole genome shotgun sequence genomic window:
- the LOC136532008 gene encoding uncharacterized protein — MAANKKTKVVLAQPAVGAPASRPPFFSRTPGPVRGAGDEAAYRASLRYRALLQDYQELIKETQAKKKRLHMERLRKQRLLAEVKFLRKRYKSMSENPSQTIVCRLRNPAMPSASWTAASAGDAQHQSVHAAGSSSRSQLVHRRHGGSPRASPVIDLNEACELGYEEMEIEEHHGYRAPVGFNKSKRYPMVGDAAAGPSQVRMPVFWDVQNPAGRSGKRKISWQDQLALRV; from the exons atggcggccaatAAGAAGACCAAGGTCGTTTTGGCGCAGCCGGCGGTGGGGGCTCCGGCGTCGCGGCCGCCCTTCTTTTCTCGCACGCCCGGCCCGGTCCGCGGCGCCGGGGACGAGGCGGCGTACAGGGCCAGCCTCAGGTACCGCGCCCTCCTCCAGGACTACCAGGAGCTCATCAAG GAAACCCAAGCAAAGAAGAAAAGGTTGCACATGGAGAGGCTCAGGAAGCAGAGGCTTTTGGCTGAAGTCAA ATTCTTGCGGAAGAGATACAAATCCATGTCTGAAAACCCATCTCAGACAATTGTCTGTAGACTGAGGAATCCAGCAATGCCATCTGCATCCTGGACAGCTGCTTCGGCAGGTGACGCCCAGCACCAGTCGGTTCATGCTGCCGGGAGCTCCAGTAGAAGCCAGTTGGTGCACCGAAGGCACGGTGGTTCTCCAAGGGCATCTCCAGTGATTGACCTCAACGAGGCCTGTGAGCTG GGTTACGAGGAGATGGAAATCGAAGAGCACCATGGTTACAGGGCCCCTGTAGGCTTCAACAAGTCAAAGAGGTATCCGATGGTAGGTGATGCTGCTGCCGGCCCAAGCCAGGTGAGAATGCCTGTGTTCTGGGATGTCCAGAACCCAGCAGGGCGATCTGGGAAGAGGAAGATCTCATGGCAGGATCAGTTGGCCCTGAGAGTATAG